Proteins co-encoded in one Christiangramia fulva genomic window:
- the def gene encoding peptide deformylase: protein MILPIVAYGDPVLKKKAKAIEKDYPKLEELINNMWDTMYNAYGVGLAAPQVGLPIRMFIIDPEPFSEDEELDEKEREELKNMRKVFINPQIITEEGEEWAFGEGCLSIPEIREDVFRKPEIKIEYLDENWEKHTDTFSGLAARVIQHEYDHIEGILFTDKISSLKKRLIKSKLANISKGKIKVDYKMRFPNLKKGRI, encoded by the coding sequence ATGATTTTACCAATTGTAGCATACGGTGATCCTGTACTGAAAAAAAAGGCGAAAGCGATTGAAAAGGATTATCCGAAACTTGAAGAATTAATAAACAACATGTGGGATACGATGTATAATGCTTACGGAGTGGGCCTCGCTGCACCGCAGGTCGGGCTGCCTATTCGCATGTTTATAATAGATCCTGAACCATTTTCTGAAGATGAAGAACTGGACGAAAAAGAGCGGGAAGAATTAAAGAATATGAGGAAGGTCTTCATCAATCCGCAAATAATTACTGAAGAAGGCGAAGAATGGGCCTTTGGCGAAGGCTGCCTGAGTATTCCAGAAATTCGCGAAGATGTCTTCAGAAAACCGGAGATCAAAATTGAATATCTTGATGAGAACTGGGAAAAACATACCGATACTTTTTCCGGCCTGGCAGCAAGGGTTATTCAGCATGAGTACGATCATATCGAGGGGATTTTGTTTACCGATAAGATTTCGAGCTTGAAAAAGAGGCTGATAAAAAGCAAACTCGCCAATATTTCCAAAGGAAAAATTAAGGTAGACTACAAAATGCGCTTTCCGAATTTGAAAAAAGGCCGCATATAA
- a CDS encoding four helix bundle protein — protein sequence MERNLKVRTNDFAHKCVKLSLSLPPNTLGNHIRQQLIRCSTSVASNYRAANLGQTKRSFIAKISIVIEEADECIFWIEFLLKENLFSADACSDILKEAKELTSIFVASRKTAEGSENRN from the coding sequence ATGGAGAGAAATCTAAAAGTTCGTACAAACGATTTTGCTCATAAATGTGTGAAACTTTCTCTTTCTTTACCTCCTAACACGCTGGGAAATCATATCCGGCAGCAGTTAATCAGGTGTTCAACTTCGGTTGCATCAAATTACAGAGCGGCGAACCTGGGACAAACAAAACGTTCTTTTATTGCTAAAATTAGCATCGTTATAGAAGAAGCAGATGAATGCATATTTTGGATAGAATTTCTTTTAAAAGAAAATTTATTTTCCGCAGATGCATGTTCAGATATTTTAAAAGAAGCAAAAGAGCTGACTTCAATTTTTGTAGCCTCCAGGAAAACAGCGGAAGGCTCTGAAAATCGAAATTAG
- a CDS encoding DUF5686 and carboxypeptidase regulatory-like domain-containing protein, producing the protein MIKKLLCCIFIFAALQVHAQISGTVKDQQGNSLPYVNIYTENGQFGTTTNDEGYYELKIPAPGKYTLIYQFLGYKTQRKTIDYTGKPQQIDVRLATESTSLDEVTINSGENPAIAIMRKAVENRKKNAAKLESFTADFYSRGLWRIKNAPVKILGQEVGDLGGGLDSTRSGIVYLSETISKIAFQKPDDFKEKIIASKVSGDDNGFSLNSAQEAYFSFYENTLEINSELVSPIADYAFNYYRYKLEGTFYDDRGNLINKIKVIPKRDNDRIFSGYIYIVEDLWQIYGVELTTTGKAVQVPPIEELVFRQNYKYSEKIDRYIQISQSVDFSFKIFGFGGDGRFTAVYSNYDFTPGFNKNSFGREILSFANAANKKDSLYWKEMRPVPLTSEEIEDYVRKDSIQEIRNSKSYKDSVDAVQNKFKLSDVLFGYDYSDSWNHRNFSISAPVSGIHFNTVQGWNGNLELNYTQRKGENQQNFWRLYTNLNYGLSEERFRIHGGFLKKFNNFSRPYLRIEGGTAIEQINNKEPISPILNDAATILFERNYMKLYEKDYASIGYSQEVINGVQLFGGLAWEKRQALVNHSDHIFIDREDVSYTSNNPLQPNNFSSIPFEDHRLFKFNFSAEITFAQDYMSYPDGKYNSYENKFPKIELSWEKGFAASDSKFEYGQFNAKLRQEIAVGNKGTFRYLINGGIFSNAEGISLVDYQDFNANQTRIAFGSYVGKFNLMPYYDFSTNHNYVEFHAEHDFQGWILGKLPLINKLNYNFIIGAHRLTTQGRAPYSEYSVGIDNIGFGKYRFLRLDYVISEFDGYHQGALIFGLKF; encoded by the coding sequence ATGATCAAAAAGCTTTTGTGTTGTATTTTTATTTTCGCGGCCCTTCAGGTTCATGCACAAATTTCAGGAACGGTAAAAGATCAACAGGGAAATTCGCTTCCCTATGTGAATATCTATACTGAAAATGGCCAATTTGGAACTACAACCAATGACGAGGGCTATTATGAATTAAAGATCCCGGCACCGGGAAAATACACGCTTATTTACCAGTTCCTGGGCTATAAGACGCAGCGAAAAACTATTGATTACACGGGGAAACCTCAGCAAATTGATGTTCGCCTTGCCACAGAAAGCACCTCCCTGGATGAAGTCACGATCAATTCGGGAGAAAATCCGGCTATAGCGATCATGCGAAAAGCCGTAGAAAACCGAAAGAAAAATGCGGCGAAACTGGAATCTTTTACGGCCGATTTCTACTCCCGCGGACTCTGGCGTATCAAAAATGCTCCCGTAAAGATCCTTGGCCAGGAAGTTGGAGATCTTGGCGGCGGATTAGATTCTACACGAAGCGGAATTGTTTATTTAAGCGAGACCATTTCAAAGATCGCCTTTCAGAAGCCTGATGATTTCAAGGAAAAGATCATCGCTTCCAAAGTGAGCGGCGATGATAATGGATTCAGCCTGAACTCGGCACAGGAAGCCTATTTTTCATTTTATGAAAATACTCTTGAGATCAACAGTGAACTGGTCTCTCCCATCGCCGATTACGCTTTCAATTATTACCGCTACAAGCTGGAAGGAACCTTTTATGATGATCGCGGCAACCTCATCAATAAAATCAAAGTGATCCCAAAAAGAGATAACGACCGGATTTTTTCAGGATATATTTATATCGTTGAAGATCTATGGCAGATCTATGGTGTGGAATTGACCACCACGGGAAAAGCCGTTCAGGTACCACCCATCGAAGAGCTCGTCTTCAGGCAGAATTATAAATATTCCGAAAAGATTGACCGGTACATACAGATCTCGCAAAGCGTGGATTTCAGTTTTAAGATTTTTGGTTTTGGGGGAGACGGAAGGTTCACCGCCGTTTACAGCAATTACGATTTTACTCCCGGTTTTAATAAAAACAGCTTCGGAAGGGAGATTTTGAGTTTTGCAAATGCGGCCAATAAAAAAGATTCGCTGTATTGGAAGGAAATGAGGCCGGTGCCGCTCACTTCCGAGGAAATTGAAGATTATGTTAGGAAAGACAGCATTCAGGAAATCAGAAATTCGAAAAGCTATAAAGATTCGGTAGATGCAGTTCAAAATAAATTCAAACTTAGCGATGTGCTTTTCGGCTATGATTATTCCGATTCCTGGAATCACAGGAATTTCAGTATTAGCGCACCAGTTTCCGGCATTCATTTCAATACGGTACAGGGCTGGAACGGGAATCTGGAACTCAATTATACCCAGCGAAAAGGAGAAAATCAGCAGAACTTCTGGCGGTTATACACGAATCTGAATTACGGCCTAAGCGAAGAGCGCTTCCGCATTCATGGTGGATTTTTAAAGAAATTCAACAATTTTTCCAGGCCTTACCTGAGAATTGAAGGCGGAACCGCGATCGAGCAGATCAATAACAAGGAACCTATTTCTCCAATTCTCAATGATGCCGCGACCATTCTTTTCGAGCGAAATTATATGAAGCTTTATGAAAAAGATTATGCCAGTATTGGTTACAGCCAGGAGGTGATAAATGGTGTGCAATTATTTGGAGGTCTGGCCTGGGAAAAGCGTCAGGCGCTGGTGAATCATTCAGATCATATATTTATCGATCGGGAAGACGTGAGTTATACTTCCAATAATCCGCTGCAGCCCAATAATTTTAGCAGTATCCCCTTTGAGGATCACCGGCTTTTTAAATTCAATTTTTCTGCAGAGATCACCTTTGCTCAGGATTACATGAGCTATCCGGATGGGAAATACAATTCTTACGAAAATAAGTTTCCGAAAATCGAACTTTCCTGGGAAAAAGGTTTCGCCGCCAGCGATTCAAAATTCGAATATGGTCAATTCAATGCTAAGCTGAGGCAGGAAATAGCCGTGGGCAATAAAGGAACTTTTCGCTACCTGATTAACGGCGGAATATTTTCAAATGCTGAAGGAATCAGCCTGGTAGATTACCAGGATTTTAATGCAAATCAAACTCGAATCGCTTTTGGAAGTTATGTGGGAAAATTCAATTTGATGCCTTACTACGATTTCAGCACCAATCATAATTATGTGGAGTTTCATGCCGAGCATGATTTTCAGGGATGGATACTCGGAAAACTTCCGCTGATCAATAAGCTCAATTATAACTTCATCATTGGCGCTCATCGATTAACAACACAGGGCCGTGCTCCATATTCGGAATATTCTGTTGGTATTGATAATATCGGTTTTGGAAAATATCGATTTCTGCGGCTTGACTATGTAATTTCAGAATTCGACGGGTATCATCAAGGCGCCTTGATATTCGGACTTAAATTTTAA
- the smpB gene encoding SsrA-binding protein SmpB has product MKNKINIKNRKAKFNYEFLDKYTAGIKLAGTEIKAIREGKASIAESFCEFQDHELYVINMHVEEYSHASHFNHDPKSERKLLLQKRELRKLEKEVTNSGLTIIPLRLFINDRGLAKVEIALAKGKKLYDKRETIKDRESKRRLDRIQKEYR; this is encoded by the coding sequence ATGAAGAATAAAATCAACATAAAGAACCGTAAAGCCAAGTTCAATTATGAATTTCTTGATAAATATACGGCGGGCATCAAACTTGCCGGTACCGAGATCAAGGCAATTCGTGAAGGAAAGGCCAGTATAGCCGAGAGTTTCTGCGAATTCCAGGATCATGAGCTTTACGTGATCAATATGCATGTTGAGGAATATTCTCATGCCAGCCACTTCAACCACGATCCCAAAAGCGAAAGAAAGCTGCTGCTGCAGAAGCGCGAATTGCGAAAACTTGAGAAAGAAGTGACAAATTCGGGCCTTACCATTATTCCGCTAAGGCTTTTTATCAATGACCGCGGCCTTGCGAAAGTTGAAATTGCTCTGGCTAAAGGTAAAAAGCTTTACGACAAGCGGGAAACCATCAAAGATCGCGAAAGCAAGCGTCGTTTGGATCGTATTCAAAAAGAATACAGATAA
- a CDS encoding DUF5606 domain-containing protein, translating into MGLDKILAISGKPGLYELTAQTRGGFVAKSLLDGKKIAVNMRHNVSILSEIAIYTYTEEVPLGEVMQKIKEKEDGGEAISHKSSKNELEAYFSEILPDYDEDRVYASDMKKIVQWYNILIENGITDFSKAEKEDKNKDAKNDEEE; encoded by the coding sequence ATGGGATTAGATAAAATTCTTGCTATTTCAGGAAAACCGGGATTGTATGAACTTACCGCACAAACGCGTGGCGGATTCGTTGCCAAATCTTTGCTGGACGGCAAAAAGATCGCGGTGAATATGCGTCATAACGTGAGTATCCTGAGCGAGATCGCTATTTATACATATACCGAAGAAGTGCCGCTTGGTGAGGTGATGCAGAAGATAAAGGAAAAAGAAGACGGGGGAGAAGCCATAAGCCACAAATCTTCAAAAAATGAACTGGAAGCCTATTTTTCTGAAATTTTGCCTGATTATGATGAAGACAGGGTGTATGCCAGCGATATGAAAAAGATCGTGCAGTGGTACAATATTCTTATTGAAAATGGGATCACCGATTTTTCCAAGGCTGAAAAAGAAGATAAAAACAAAGACGCGAAAAACGACGAGGAAGAGTAG
- the ruvX gene encoding Holliday junction resolvase RuvX — protein sequence MARILALDYGKKRTGIAVTDELQLIASGLTTVQTPDLINFLSEYFKKEKVERVLVGEPKRMDHSPSESEVYIQEFLKKFSEKFPDMPLERVDERFTSKMAVQSMIDSGLKKKKRRDKALVDEISATIILQTWLYE from the coding sequence ATGGCGAGGATTTTAGCGCTGGATTACGGAAAAAAACGAACAGGAATCGCGGTTACTGACGAGCTACAACTTATTGCCTCGGGTCTTACCACGGTTCAAACTCCTGATCTTATCAATTTCCTTTCAGAATATTTCAAAAAAGAAAAGGTGGAACGGGTTTTGGTGGGAGAACCTAAGAGAATGGACCATTCACCCTCTGAAAGTGAAGTTTATATTCAGGAATTCCTGAAGAAATTTTCTGAAAAATTTCCTGATATGCCGCTGGAACGGGTGGATGAGCGTTTTACCAGTAAAATGGCCGTTCAGAGTATGATCGATAGCGGACTCAAAAAGAAGAAGCGTCGGGACAAAGCTTTGGTAGATGAGATCAGCGCGACCATCATCCTGCAAACCTGGCTCTATGAGTAA